The segment CTTgtcacccttttttttttgtttttatctcttttataatatatatttttttttatgacttttattatttttttttattcaatagaCGAAGAAAGTCTCTTGTCGCCATGCAAATTATCAGttcgtttaaataataattcaattttcttaAATGACAtcagaaataatgataaaattattaattttaaaaatattaaaataatattcaactttatttCATTGCATTTTCTCCATTACAACATCAAGTGACACTAAAAATCTTTTTGGACTTAAACTctgaacaaatatttttagtctttttttattatttttttttctcaccaGCATAAAGTTGGAACATAGATCatgatgaagaagaacaaCCTGTTCACAACTcttttaaccttttttttatttgacaaagtTTTCTAGATTATTTGTGGATCTGATGATTATAAACTCTGTTACTCGAATGTTCAATGATCTATtgggaaataaaattataaatttgatagaaGTACTTTGAAACTATTAAActagtttataaatttgtctAATGACATTTAGTTACagttgctaaaattaattgaatcattTACATCAAATGCATGGCATCAATCAAGTAATCGTATTTGAAATTtcatatgtttaaaaaaatatcagaaagGCCAATTGCTCACTTAATCttagtttattgattttacaattttatttgtttttttttttgtcatttgaacttgaatatattttatttaattcggttatttgtatattatttttgtaaatgctGATGACAGCTGACAAATCAATAGCTTTCGTTTGCTGTATCATGtgttgaatgaaataataccTGTTGATGAGTTGACATTCGCGtcagaatttataaattaaaaataaaagagtcaaaaattcatattaaaaaattaatctcactgacatgttaattgttttttttctatttaattcaatagatgattaaaaataaaaaatttaactttaagtctttaattaaattttttttttgttattgatataaattaattttttatatattatttatttttttttttaattttattatacaaacgaaaaaaaaaatatacttatatgatttatttattattggcttttttgatataatttttctttttctcatcactttatgatttatttgtttgttgtgTTATAAAGCACGCAAAGCAATTTCATTTATcgcactaaaaaaaaagaaaaaagaaatatttaataaatgaaataaaaaaaaaaactattgattattattttataaacataataattattttatttataaataatctacgttttgaaatataaaatcaaacatTTGGACAAGTGTGTCGAcctatttgtaatattattgcCTGAggggtggtggtggtggcctAAACAGTAAACTATATCAGTTTTCAAACGGTCGTGCATTATATCCGTCAAACGGATCTTGCTAACTGTCAAACAATGCTCAGACTAACAGCAAacattgtctttttttttttgtatatttctatttaaaaaaaaaaattgataatgttaCAAATTGCaggattatattattttaagctgtataaaaatattgatgatttgaTGAACCCATGAGACTacttaaaacgaaaaaaaaaaaatattagctctacttttgaccattttaaaaaataaaaaaatatattacactACGTGTCTTAGAAAAATTCTATAAAGTTGTCTTATTTtcaacgataaaaaataactttctTGAATATGTTTCttctacattttattttttttattttttccttgtatttttttttctttcatagaAGGCTAATAAACTTTATATACAGAAACTTGAGATTATTATTCTCTTGGTAGACAAGTTTAAATTAAAccattcaatgaaaaaaaaaaaaatttatttctatttgaaaatgtatgttatttttttattttttcaaatgtcacTTTGGtttgttgtatttataaataggtTTGACAACAGAAATTCAATATTTCCAATCACAGTTAAAAGTATAATGCAATTTCTCACCTCTTAAAATCTTTAttgtaaatagaataaaaattatttcctcgtttttttttttttttttttgtttgttgacCATTAGTTAAAAAACTTGTGAAATGACGTACgatatttttagatttatatatataaaagtttatattttttcttgaaaataatatggtAGCATTGATGGTAATATTGATAAGAATTTGAGATTAgcagaataaataattaaataaataatttgttaattgctaaaatatatttacaaaaaaaattaaacaacagcgtcatcgttttaaaaattaaactaccATAAACTAACAACCATAATTCATAAGCAAACAAATTGTTCAATTCTTTactatgaaaaataacaataaataaaacatataaaaaaaataaagtttaacataatattaaaaatatatatttgaaaaagctCGCATTGGCGTGATTAGTGGCGGAAATAATTTTGAAGATGACCGATTTGGCGTGCGCGTGTCTGTCTGATCTGCATTCTGCATATCTAATGCTATCTGCGTTCACCTCCCGTTGTATAGGATCTGGTTGTTTTTGGTATAGCCTCATTGAGCAATACATAGCCTTGTCGACAAGCTGTCTATCAAgtttaccaaaaaatttatcaaaaccaAAAATTGTTCAAAAAATGAGTGGAATTTTAAGAAATACATTGCATCTTGTTGGCACAGCAAAATATGCtacaaataattcaacaaaatatatacgatccATGACACTCATGGCTAGTCATTTTCATCATTCAGCACCAAATTATTTCAACCGTCGTGAATCGGATACTCGAggtaacaaataatatattttttaaaatttaattattaaataaaagtaagcATGTATAATTATGAACAATTTAGAGTGGATGTAAAGTGTGATTTAGAGTGAATTTAGGGTTACTTTCTATAGTTAGGTAAGTTTTAGCTACAGTTTAGTGTCCGTGGACCAGCTAAATTTACACTTTATATCCCATTATATCCACTCTAAGCTGACGAAATTGATACCAAATGCCATTATCATAACTTACtaaatcatagaaaaaaaaaacaaaaaatcataaagtattattttatatttcattcaaatatttttttcaatttttattatttattatttttataaagttgaACTTACATCAATCAATTTTTGGAGAAACGTATGGGCTGCTGGAAAGATACTTTTACCAACATTTAAAGATTATGATAGAATTGGAACATTAAgtattagtaataattatgAGATATCACTTAAAACTAATAATGGTCTAAGAATAataacaccaaaaaaaaagaaaaagtaagtggaatattaatcaataattttcaaccaattctttgataattgaaataatttattattaaggcCAGGTGCTTAACATCATAAGTGACGAAATTATGTCAACTTTTCACCTCTAGTTTTTGTCccatgaaatttatattttcaattaaacaattataaaaaatatcagaacgttgaaaaaaaaaaaaaagaaagacaaaaaaattgaccTATTATTAgtatagattatttatttctctatatcttttattaaactgatgataaaaaaatatacatcattaataatattattgtaattattattttgcagtTTAATTTTGTCACCTAGATTCAGCACAAAAATTAACGGAAAATCAGTCGAATAtgatattcataaatttagttattcagataaaaaaaaattatttagattaGGTAAATGGAATGTAACACTTGGGGAGGACGAagtaacatttaaattaaaagatagTGATAAAACGTGAgttgaattttcaaacaattttgaatatatttattatttttttattaagtaaaaaaatttatatcatgatttttgattcattatttatatctctaaaaaactattgatgacaaatatacattatttatattctacAGTTTTATTTTGAAACACGCAGTTTATTTTAAAGCTTTCATACGCCCAGCTAAAGAACAAGAGGATGGTTGGACTCTGGTAAGCCCAAAATTTGATAGTCAAATTATGGCTTCTTCCGCTAaaataacatcatcaacaaaacaGGCTGGCTCTTTATCGTAAGTTGAAcattataatcaattattttaaaccaattttttgtttattaaaattattcaattatcattattattattaatgttctattaagtgaaaaaatattattatctctgtcttaataaaaaatatatatcattaatgatattattattaacttacaGTCGGGAATTTCCACCACCATCAATAGaagaaattgatgatgaaatgtAAGTTGAATATTGATCAATTATTTTGAACAaatgatttgattttttaatattattttaattatatatttattattaacgtttttattattaagtaaaaaaagaattaccCATTATgtgttttgattatttatttagaactAATAGACCAAATAGTTTTGGACAAGTGAAACTACGATTTCCAATGAATGTGGTACTTGAAGGAGCTCATCAAGAAATTCTGTTAAAAGATACCAATGATACGTaagtcaaatatttaataattttgaaccaatattttgtttattaaaattattcaattattatattaatgttCCATTAAGGAATTAAAATTGACTTATtgaagatttattatttatttatatctctaATAAACTTGTGATGacaaatattattctttttttttacagttttatTATCTATCACGAAGTTTGGATTCGAGCTTTAACTGAATCatctgaaaattttcaaattatttctccgaataaaaaaaaagataaaacatCAGACATTGGTATACTTCGAATGACACTTGATAGCGGTGATATAAAGATAGCAAATAAGCCAACTAAgcaaatgtaaattaaatattagtcAATAATTTcgaaccttttttttattatttgaatgatcaattaatatatttattaattatcataatataaatgaaaaagttcTCTAAAAaactgtttataaaaaatatccatcattaataatatattattttttattttacaggaTAATCATCAGACAAGAAGTCGACGTTGCAATTGACTTAGATAGTGAAATACCAAGTATTTCTGTTCGCcctcatataaaaaatgtcgTGTCTGTATagattaacaaaataaataataattatttatttattttttttttcatgtatattagacaatatgattaaattataataaaatgattgtcatattattttattggttttgattatgatttttaattgtagtATCATATATTCGATTAATGATCATTTCTaccaataatataaacaatttaattcatGCTCATATCTataaaaggtaaaataaataacttataatataataaaacatactagctgcattttttttgatcttttcgaaattataaaaaaattgggtTATCAATAttacatatttaatatacgtatttaatttttaattattactttcttttttttgattgtgtaATTGGTGAGTGTGTTGCATTTTATTgctgatataattttatgatagcAAATTAGCAACGCACATAAGCAATGAAGtaaaaaacattgaattgattttttaacattttcccCCTGGCCACCTGTGTTTTACTCAGCACAGACGACCACAAAAAGCATAGTAAACGTAATATTGTGTCGAACCAATTGTGcgcttgttttttttccaaaaaatatttgtttttattatatcttttattttaacaaaaaaaggaAAGTGAAGGggttaaaatgtttattgttgtATCTCATATTATTTGTGAGTCTTCAAATAATACatgagatattatttttttataatataaatagtcCTTATTCTTTTTTGAGATATTTTCTTACAAATTCATTATGTCAACAATTAATTGTCTGAAAAGTTTCACGTATATGCGTTTAAATATCCCgcgtcaatttaatttattaccatGCGAGAGAGAAATAAATTCACCATTTGATAACACAGTTTTTCGATGACGTTCTCATATTCTCCCCAGCGCCACAATACGTTTTTGTCGgcaattatttacaattacatTGCACCACAttgtacacattttttttttgcaattaatcACAAATTTACAAGAACCTTGGAGTGTGTTGAAGCACACTGTCTTCAGTCTTTTAAACAAACATCCACGTGgaattgttaaattgttgttaaatttttaatagtgtattattaaatagtaCAACAAAAATGGTGTTGGATATTGATTTGTTTCGCAATGACAAGGGTAATGAtcctgaaaaaattaaagaaaatcaaCGTAAACGTTTTAAGGATGTTGGTCTTGTTGAAGCTGTCATTGAAAAGGACAAGCAATGGCGACAAATTCGTCATCAagctgataatttaaataaattaaaaaatttatgcagCAAAATAATTggtgaaaaaatgaaaaaaaaagaagcacttggtgatgaaaatgaaaaattaccatttgaaataacaaatgataTGAATGATGTAACACAAGAAAATCTTAAATCAATAAgtgttaatcaaattaaaaaaattcgtaGTATAATTGATGATGGAATTGCAAAAAATGCCcaagatttaataaatactgAATCAGAAAGAAATTCAGCATTACGTGAAGTTGGTAATCATTTGAATGAGACAGTACCAGTTAgtaatgatgaagaagaaaataaagttGAAAGAACATTTGGTGAttgtacacaaaaaaaaaaatattctcatgTTGATTTAATTCATATGATTGATGGTATGGATGGTGAACGTGGTGCAGCTGTATCTGGTGGTCgtggttattttttaactgGACCAGCTGTTTTTTTGGAAATGGCATTGGTACGTTATGCATTAGAAAAACTTGATGCTAAAGGTTTTAAACCAATGTATACACCATTTTTCATGAGAAAAGATGCCATGCAAGAAGTTGCACAATTAGCACAATTTGATGAAGAACTTTACAAGGTCATTGGTAAAGGTAGTGAAAAAGGTGAAGAAAAagaacttgaagaaaaatatttaatagcaACATCTGAACAACCAATTGCTGCATTTCATAGAAATGAATGGATTCCTGAGGCATCATTGCCAATTAAATATGCTGGTACATCAACATGTTTCCGTCAAGAAGTTGGATCTCATGGTAGAGATACTAGAGGTATATTTCGTGttcatcaatttgaaaaagttgAACAATTTTGTTTAACATCACCACATGATAATAAATCATGGGAAATGTTTGATGAAATGATTGCAAATGCTGAAGAATTTTATCAAGATCTTGGTATACCATATCGTATTGTTAATATTGTATCTGGTGCATTGAATCATGCTGCTGCTAAAAAATTAGATCTTGAAGCTTGGTTTCCTGGTTCTAATGCTTTTCGTGAATTAGTATCATGTAGTAATTGTTTAGATTATCAAGCAAGACGTCTTTTAGtcaggtaaattattatttttattatttattttgacgttgtattattttgttgactCACCTTCATCAGtctgtttaaatattattttaattatttcaacagaTATGGACAgactaaaaaaatgaatgcaGCTGTTAATTATGTACACATGTTAAATGCAACAATGTGTGCAGCAACTCGTGTTATTTGTGCGATTTTGGAGGTCAATCAAACTGAAACTGGCATCAAGGTGCCAAAGGTTATATCATCATACATGCCACCAAGATATCAAGATGAAATACCATTTGTCAAACCAGCACCAATTGACGaggaagaaaagaaaaaacaaaagaaaacaaaataatttattaattattattaataaatttactattttttttttttcatcattcaactttttttgcatttatacGTATTGTCGTCGTCAAGGTTGCtttttatatgatatatattttttttattgaaaattcagtagaaaaataaataacacaacaacaaattaatttaactatgTAACTTATTTtactatattaatttaatttattattatatattatctttttcatcTTCAGCCTTCATTTGTTCTATGATTCTTCGTCTTTCTTCAGCTCTTTTCATATTTTGAAGTACAGTATTTTCATAATCAGCATGTAATGTTGCTGATAATGTTGCTGGTGTTGGTGGTTTCGATGATTCTTTTTTCTTCCAAAGTCCCTCGAGTTTTAAGGGATTTTCAGCAAGACCAATTTCACATTGAACTGCAAGCTCCTGGATgacataaaattcattttaaatattactttatcagtttaattattttttttttttatagtaaacaaaaaaaaaaa is part of the Aphidius gifuensis isolate YNYX2018 linkage group LG1, ASM1490517v1, whole genome shotgun sequence genome and harbors:
- the LOC122861220 gene encoding serine--tRNA ligase, cytoplasmic; this encodes MVLDIDLFRNDKGNDPEKIKENQRKRFKDVGLVEAVIEKDKQWRQIRHQADNLNKLKNLCSKIIGEKMKKKEALGDENEKLPFEITNDMNDVTQENLKSISVNQIKKIRSIIDDGIAKNAQDLINTESERNSALREVGNHLNETVPVSNDEEENKVERTFGDCTQKKKYSHVDLIHMIDGMDGERGAAVSGGRGYFLTGPAVFLEMALVRYALEKLDAKGFKPMYTPFFMRKDAMQEVAQLAQFDEELYKVIGKGSEKGEEKELEEKYLIATSEQPIAAFHRNEWIPEASLPIKYAGTSTCFRQEVGSHGRDTRGIFRVHQFEKVEQFCLTSPHDNKSWEMFDEMIANAEEFYQDLGIPYRIVNIVSGALNHAAAKKLDLEAWFPGSNAFRELVSCSNCLDYQARRLLVRYGQTKKMNAAVNYVHMLNATMCAATRVICAILEVNQTETGIKVPKVISSYMPPRYQDEIPFVKPAPIDEEEKKKQKKTK